A single region of the Acidobacteriota bacterium genome encodes:
- the gnd gene encoding decarboxylating NADP(+)-dependent phosphogluconate dehydrogenase, with protein MSTPSSAPTSAKIGMIGLAVMGRNLAMNIERNGFPIAVWNRDPGTVDKFMETVQGKQFIGAHSPEEFVKSIERPRKIILLVKAGGPVDWTIDQIKPYLEEGDIIIDGGNSYFPDTIRREKALKAEGLNFIGCGVSGGEEGALWGPSLMPGGDPEAYKNLAPIWEAIAAKVDDGPCVTYIGPDGAGHFVKMVHNGIEYGDMQLIAEAYDILRRVLKMEAAELAEVFTKWNEGSLQSFLIEITSHIFKAIDPETGKPLVDLVMDKAGQKGTGKWTSEEALEMGVAVSTIHASIEARCLSALKDERVEANSQIPGPTDYVYDGDRQAFIDAVHDALYASKICSYAQGMAMLAQASRERNWNLNLGEISRIWKGGCIIRAQFLDKIKQAYHRRADLPNLLLDPDFKAWVVDAQPRWRQVVSVATLAGIPIPAMSASLSYFDMYRTANLPLNLTQAQRDYFGSHTYERVDQPDLGFIHTEWKSLMK; from the coding sequence ATGTCTACTCCAAGCAGTGCCCCAACGTCTGCCAAAATTGGAATGATCGGTCTCGCCGTGATGGGACGCAACCTGGCGATGAATATCGAACGCAACGGCTTCCCGATTGCCGTGTGGAATCGCGACCCAGGCACCGTTGACAAATTTATGGAAACGGTTCAGGGCAAACAGTTTATTGGTGCCCACTCACCCGAAGAATTCGTCAAATCCATTGAACGACCTCGTAAAATTATCCTCCTCGTCAAAGCTGGCGGGCCGGTGGATTGGACCATTGATCAGATCAAACCTTATCTGGAAGAAGGCGATATTATTATTGATGGCGGCAACTCCTACTTTCCCGATACCATTCGCCGCGAAAAGGCCCTCAAAGCCGAAGGACTGAATTTTATCGGGTGCGGGGTGTCTGGCGGTGAGGAAGGCGCCCTCTGGGGTCCATCACTGATGCCCGGCGGTGACCCGGAAGCCTATAAAAACCTGGCCCCAATCTGGGAAGCCATTGCCGCCAAAGTTGATGATGGCCCCTGTGTGACCTATATCGGCCCAGATGGCGCCGGACATTTCGTGAAAATGGTCCACAACGGGATTGAATACGGCGATATGCAGCTCATTGCCGAAGCCTATGACATCCTGCGCCGGGTTCTGAAAATGGAAGCCGCCGAACTGGCTGAAGTGTTTACCAAATGGAACGAAGGTTCGCTCCAGTCCTTCCTGATCGAAATCACGTCCCACATTTTCAAGGCCATTGACCCTGAAACCGGTAAACCCCTGGTGGATCTGGTCATGGACAAAGCCGGCCAGAAAGGCACCGGCAAATGGACCTCCGAAGAAGCCCTCGAAATGGGCGTTGCCGTCTCAACCATTCACGCCTCAATTGAAGCCCGCTGCCTCTCAGCCCTCAAAGATGAACGCGTCGAGGCCAACTCGCAAATCCCTGGTCCAACCGATTATGTCTATGATGGTGATCGGCAGGCTTTCATTGATGCGGTTCACGATGCCCTCTATGCCAGCAAAATTTGCTCATATGCCCAGGGAATGGCCATGCTCGCCCAGGCGTCGCGTGAACGGAACTGGAACCTCAACCTGGGTGAAATCAGCCGGATTTGGAAAGGCGGCTGCATTATCCGGGCGCAATTCCTCGATAAGATCAAGCAGGCGTATCACCGTCGGGCCGATCTCCCCAACCTGCTCCTCGATCCCGATTTCAAAGCCTGGGTCGTTGATGCTCAACCTCGCTGGCGACAGGTGGTCAGCGTGGCCACGCTGGCCGGAATCCCCATCCCAGCCATGTCGGCCAGTCTCAGCTACTTTGATATGTACCGCACCGCCAACCTGCCGTTAAACCTGACCCAGGCCCAACGCGACTACTTCGGGTCCCATACCTACGAACGGGTTGACCAGCCTGACCTTGGCTTTATCCACACGGAGTGGAAGTCATTGATGAAGTAG
- the zwf gene encoding glucose-6-phosphate dehydrogenase, which yields MSTLDTLENPLREGMRLETSPAPNTVVIFGASGDLAKRKLVPALYNLARDHRLPGGFSVVGFARSESSHDAYRTDMREAVAKFSTTGPPEDSLWDSFAQGLFYCTGNYDDLASYQRLSTLLDQLDTERGTGGNRVFYLSTPPSLISPIMDHIGKSGLSKGKDGGWARIIIEKPFGHDLASAQHLNQEVNRIFDEDQVYRIDHYRAKETVQNIVVMRFANGIFEPIWNRNFIDHIQITAAEAVGVEGRGGYYENAGAVRDMLQNHLLQLLALVAMEPPPSLDSTAIRDENIKVVKAIRPIPADRVNQFAIRGQYSRGWVGGAEAPGYRQESGVNPESATETFAATKFYIDNWRWADVPFYMRSGKRMTKRATEIAVQFRNVPHRLFNQTAADLIEPNLLVIRVQPDEGITIKLAAKVPGQAMHLRSVNMDFRYGSSFGVRSSDAYERLILDCMLGDATLFTRRDMVEAGWALMMPVLESWQAAKDKDLHFYQAGSWGPEAADSLMLEGRSWRRL from the coding sequence ATGAGCACTTTGGATACCTTGGAAAATCCACTCCGCGAAGGGATGCGGCTTGAAACCTCACCCGCCCCCAATACGGTCGTTATTTTTGGGGCCTCGGGCGACCTGGCCAAACGCAAACTGGTGCCGGCATTGTACAACCTGGCGCGTGATCACCGGCTTCCCGGCGGCTTTTCGGTGGTCGGCTTTGCCCGCAGCGAATCCTCCCACGATGCCTACCGCACTGATATGCGCGAGGCGGTTGCCAAATTCTCAACCACCGGGCCACCCGAAGACTCCCTCTGGGACAGCTTTGCCCAGGGCCTGTTTTACTGCACCGGCAACTATGACGATCTGGCCAGTTACCAGCGCCTGAGCACCCTGCTGGATCAACTTGATACCGAACGGGGCACGGGCGGAAATCGCGTCTTTTATCTCTCCACTCCACCCAGCCTGATCAGCCCGATTATGGATCACATTGGGAAATCCGGCCTCTCCAAAGGCAAGGATGGCGGCTGGGCGCGCATTATTATTGAAAAACCCTTTGGACACGACCTGGCTTCCGCCCAACACCTCAACCAGGAAGTCAATCGGATCTTCGATGAAGACCAGGTCTATCGCATTGACCACTATCGGGCCAAGGAAACCGTTCAAAATATTGTGGTCATGCGCTTTGCGAACGGAATTTTTGAACCGATCTGGAACCGAAATTTCATTGACCACATTCAAATCACGGCGGCAGAAGCCGTCGGCGTGGAAGGCCGCGGCGGGTATTATGAAAATGCCGGTGCTGTCCGCGACATGCTTCAAAACCACCTGCTCCAACTCCTGGCCCTGGTCGCCATGGAACCCCCGCCCTCGCTTGACTCGACCGCCATCCGCGACGAAAACATCAAGGTTGTGAAGGCCATCCGCCCAATTCCAGCCGACCGGGTCAACCAGTTTGCCATTCGCGGCCAGTACAGCCGGGGGTGGGTTGGGGGTGCCGAAGCCCCAGGCTACCGTCAGGAATCCGGGGTCAACCCTGAATCAGCCACGGAAACCTTTGCCGCCACCAAGTTTTATATTGACAACTGGCGATGGGCCGATGTCCCGTTTTATATGCGCTCCGGCAAACGCATGACCAAACGCGCAACTGAAATTGCCGTCCAGTTCCGCAATGTCCCTCACCGGCTGTTTAACCAGACGGCAGCCGATCTGATCGAACCCAACCTGCTGGTGATCCGGGTCCAGCCAGATGAAGGCATCACGATCAAACTCGCGGCGAAAGTTCCCGGTCAGGCCATGCACCTGAGATCGGTCAATATGGACTTTCGCTATGGAAGTTCCTTCGGCGTCCGCTCGTCCGACGCCTACGAACGGCTCATCCTTGATTGCATGCTGGGCGATGCCACCCTCTTTACCCGCCGCGATATGGTCGAAGCCGGCTGGGCGTTGATGATGCCCGTCCTGGAGTCCTGGCAGGCCGCCAAAGACAAAGATTTGCACTTCTATCAGGCCGGCTCGTGGGGCCCTGAAGCTGCCGATTCTTTGATGCTTGAAGGCCGCTCCTGGCGCAGATTGTAA
- a CDS encoding glucose-6-phosphate dehydrogenase assembly protein OpcA yields the protein MEQQNSIIEEIERKRPVDVAKIERELAELWKAAASSKEGGGEAVTRVCLLNLLIYTSDEDHASTLGGTIATVTEHAPCRAMVLVGNPKNPDSHTEAWISSHCHMTQNRQQVCCEEIRVTASGKALEHLSDTIAPLLVADLPTFLWWQDAHALSQPLFRGFLNQVNRIIVDSGQLTHRDQEFRHQAEIILNARHQAAFSDLNWARLTVWEELIASFFDAPEMHVYLKRLNKVTITYSFNGEIAGVPIRTLFLVSWLSNRLSWKLKDAAEVSPQQLEFRFRSPYTRLQVEILPETNTNFPSTVITGVTMSTAGEKPATFEVRRRAPKEKEDVFETRVVITDGASVDRVVSSYRPHDADLIAHEVEIFGRDRGYEEAVKSTLSLIEEIQAELLV from the coding sequence ATGGAACAGCAAAACTCAATTATCGAAGAAATCGAACGCAAGCGCCCGGTCGATGTCGCCAAGATCGAACGTGAACTGGCCGAACTCTGGAAAGCCGCCGCCAGTTCCAAAGAAGGCGGCGGCGAAGCGGTCACCCGGGTGTGTCTGCTCAATCTGCTGATTTACACCTCGGATGAAGATCATGCCTCCACCCTTGGCGGAACCATCGCCACCGTCACCGAACATGCTCCCTGCCGGGCCATGGTGCTGGTCGGAAATCCAAAAAATCCGGATAGCCACACCGAAGCCTGGATCTCGTCCCACTGCCATATGACCCAAAACCGACAACAGGTCTGTTGCGAGGAAATCCGGGTGACGGCCAGTGGAAAAGCACTGGAACACCTCTCGGATACGATTGCTCCGTTGCTCGTCGCCGATCTGCCGACCTTTCTCTGGTGGCAAGACGCCCATGCCCTGAGCCAGCCCCTGTTTCGTGGATTTCTCAACCAGGTCAATCGCATTATCGTTGATAGCGGCCAGTTGACCCACCGGGACCAGGAATTTCGCCACCAGGCGGAGATTATCCTCAATGCCCGCCATCAGGCCGCCTTTAGCGATCTGAATTGGGCCCGCTTAACCGTTTGGGAAGAATTGATAGCCAGCTTTTTCGATGCTCCTGAAATGCACGTTTATTTGAAACGGCTGAACAAAGTCACCATCACCTACTCATTCAATGGTGAAATTGCAGGCGTGCCAATTCGCACGCTGTTCCTGGTTAGCTGGCTCTCCAACCGCCTGTCGTGGAAGTTGAAAGATGCGGCTGAAGTTTCGCCGCAACAGTTGGAGTTTCGATTCCGATCCCCATACACCCGGCTGCAGGTTGAAATCCTGCCGGAAACCAACACCAACTTCCCGTCAACCGTTATCACCGGTGTAACCATGTCCACCGCAGGTGAAAAGCCGGCGACCTTTGAAGTCCGCCGGCGGGCGCCAAAAGAAAAAGAAGATGTCTTTGAGACCCGGGTGGTCATTACCGATGGAGCTTCCGTTGACCGCGTTGTTTCTTCCTACCGCCCGCATGATGCCGACCTCATTGCCCATGAGGTTGAAATTTTTGGTCGTGATCGAGGGTATGAAGAAGCCGTAAAATCCACCCTCAGCCTGATTGAAGAAATCCAGGCTGAATTACTGGTCTGA
- the pgl gene encoding 6-phosphogluconolactonase — protein sequence MTAPTYTLDVSPDSTALTVHAAEEFVKQARVAIAERHRFSVALSGGSTPKVLFEMLASDRFRDQVDWSKVYFFWGDERSVPPDHKDSNFRMANDAMLKPLNIPESNIFRIQAEKGATEAAALYRQVLADFFTPDEFPRFDLLYLGMGDDGHTASLFPHTEALKEQSLAVVDNYVPKFQTTRITLTIPAINQARHIVFLASGAGKADMLVQVLEGEYQPETLPSQFIRAASGTLTWMVDAPAAEKLHQKNNENS from the coding sequence ATGACAGCACCAACCTACACACTTGATGTTTCCCCTGACTCAACCGCACTCACCGTTCACGCCGCAGAAGAATTTGTGAAACAGGCCAGGGTAGCCATTGCCGAACGCCATCGCTTTAGCGTTGCCCTTTCTGGTGGCAGTACGCCGAAGGTATTGTTTGAAATGCTGGCCTCTGACCGTTTCCGGGATCAAGTTGACTGGTCCAAAGTCTACTTTTTTTGGGGAGATGAGCGGTCAGTCCCACCGGACCACAAAGACAGCAACTTTCGCATGGCGAACGACGCCATGCTCAAACCACTCAATATTCCGGAATCTAATATTTTTCGCATCCAGGCCGAAAAAGGAGCCACTGAAGCGGCGGCCCTGTATCGTCAGGTCCTGGCTGATTTTTTTACCCCGGATGAATTTCCACGCTTTGATTTGCTCTATCTGGGGATGGGGGATGATGGCCACACCGCGTCTCTCTTTCCCCATACTGAGGCCCTGAAGGAACAATCGCTGGCTGTGGTTGATAACTATGTCCCCAAATTTCAGACTACCCGCATTACCCTTACGATTCCAGCGATAAACCAGGCCCGCCACATTGTCTTTTTGGCCTCGGGCGCCGGCAAAGCGGATATGCTGGTACAGGTATTGGAAGGCGAATATCAACCGGAGACCCTCCCGTCCCAATTCATCCGGGCGGCTTCGGGAACGCTCACCTGGATGGTTGACGCGCCGGCGGCTGAAAAGCTACACCAAAAAAACAATGAAAATTCCTGA
- a CDS encoding ROK family protein yields MSNEILGIDIGGTGIKGAVVDVETGTLVTERFRIKTPRPATPEAVAETVGQIVQHFEWKGPIGIGFPAVIKDGIAFTAGNIHPSWIGTDAQRLFEQASGCTVTIANDADAAGLAEIHLGAGKDREGVVIMVTLGTGIGTAIFHDGKLFPNTELGHLIIRKKDAERRAANSAREKHDWSWKKWGKKVTEYLAELDRLLWPDLFIIGGGASNEWEKLSAHIKVRAEIIPAKMANIAGIVGAALVAQYVPHHSQRPTQVHLQAGEDETEVGLKVTTHDAPDAAEPESTQSDEGETEVGLKVTTHEVSSESDSVPSEDGSNTTSESCDESEATQLAASPDAPEESEEPQTSDSASTDTPPAQVKSRSKSQAKSRARAKAKT; encoded by the coding sequence ATGTCAAACGAAATTTTAGGAATCGACATTGGCGGTACCGGGATCAAAGGTGCTGTCGTTGATGTTGAAACCGGCACCCTTGTCACGGAACGCTTCCGTATTAAAACACCTCGTCCCGCAACCCCTGAGGCCGTGGCCGAGACCGTTGGGCAAATTGTTCAGCATTTTGAATGGAAGGGTCCAATCGGAATCGGGTTTCCGGCTGTCATCAAAGATGGAATCGCCTTTACGGCTGGGAATATCCACCCCTCCTGGATTGGAACTGATGCCCAGCGTCTTTTTGAACAGGCTTCTGGCTGCACCGTTACCATTGCCAATGATGCCGACGCCGCTGGACTGGCTGAGATTCACCTTGGCGCTGGGAAAGATCGTGAGGGCGTTGTCATTATGGTGACCCTCGGCACCGGGATCGGCACCGCCATTTTTCATGATGGGAAACTCTTTCCCAACACTGAACTCGGCCATTTGATCATTCGAAAGAAAGATGCCGAACGACGGGCAGCCAATAGTGCCCGCGAAAAACATGACTGGTCATGGAAAAAATGGGGGAAGAAAGTAACCGAATACCTCGCCGAACTTGATCGGCTGCTCTGGCCGGATTTATTCATTATCGGTGGCGGTGCCAGCAATGAGTGGGAAAAACTCTCAGCCCATATCAAAGTCCGCGCTGAAATTATCCCGGCGAAAATGGCCAACATCGCGGGAATCGTCGGGGCGGCACTGGTGGCGCAATATGTCCCACACCACAGCCAACGCCCCACCCAGGTACACCTCCAGGCCGGTGAAGATGAAACCGAAGTCGGTCTCAAAGTCACCACCCATGATGCCCCAGACGCCGCCGAACCCGAATCAACCCAATCTGACGAAGGCGAAACTGAAGTTGGTCTCAAAGTCACGACCCATGAGGTATCATCTGAATCTGACTCAGTTCCATCGGAGGACGGATCAAATACGACATCAGAATCTTGTGATGAATCAGAGGCGACCCAACTGGCAGCGTCTCCCGACGCCCCGGAGGAATCGGAGGAACCGCAGACCTCAGATTCTGCTTCAACCGACACGCCCCCAGCTCAAGTAAAATCCCGATCCAAATCTCAAGCGAAATCTCGGGCCCGAGCTAAGGCGAAAACTTAA
- the glk gene encoding glucokinase: MILAGDIGGTKTNVALFRESDLSLIHNRSFPSQNYPGLWPILEEFLQDAKGDISNACFGVAGPVNNGISFITNLSWTIEATALRENLKCTSVHLINDLEANGWGIEVLPQASFHVLREGTPKPGNAALISAGTGLGECCLFWNGTRHIPSASEGGHASFAPRNEEEVELLRYLWKQYAHVSWERVVSGSMGFQNIYNFYRDTQRAIEPPELAENIQTGDPAAIISQSASQDIDIAVKTMEMFFTLYGAEAGNLALKIIAVAGVYIGGGIAPKNLKWMTSGNFLDSFSAKGRFTSMLDEIPVKIILDSQTALYGAARFAQLKGE; the protein is encoded by the coding sequence ATGATTTTGGCGGGTGATATTGGCGGGACCAAAACCAATGTCGCGCTTTTTCGCGAATCAGACTTAAGCTTGATTCATAACCGAAGCTTTCCAAGTCAAAACTACCCAGGACTTTGGCCAATCCTTGAAGAATTTCTTCAAGACGCCAAAGGCGATATCTCCAACGCGTGTTTTGGAGTGGCAGGGCCAGTCAACAACGGAATCAGCTTCATTACGAATCTGAGTTGGACCATTGAAGCAACCGCTTTAAGGGAAAATCTGAAGTGTACGAGCGTTCATCTGATCAACGATTTAGAGGCGAATGGATGGGGCATTGAAGTACTGCCTCAAGCATCCTTTCATGTATTGCGTGAAGGCACTCCCAAGCCGGGAAATGCCGCGTTGATCTCAGCCGGGACTGGACTTGGGGAATGCTGCCTTTTTTGGAATGGCACCCGGCACATTCCGTCAGCCTCAGAAGGGGGACATGCCAGCTTTGCTCCCCGCAATGAGGAAGAAGTCGAACTCCTCAGATATTTATGGAAACAATATGCCCATGTCAGTTGGGAACGTGTGGTTTCCGGAAGTATGGGCTTCCAAAATATCTACAATTTTTATCGCGATACTCAGCGAGCCATTGAACCTCCCGAACTGGCCGAGAACATTCAAACCGGTGATCCAGCGGCCATCATCAGCCAGTCCGCCAGCCAGGACATTGATATTGCGGTGAAGACCATGGAGATGTTCTTTACGCTCTATGGTGCGGAAGCCGGCAACCTGGCATTGAAAATTATTGCGGTGGCAGGGGTTTACATCGGTGGTGGAATAGCTCCCAAAAATCTGAAGTGGATGACTTCAGGGAATTTTCTGGATTCTTTTTCAGCCAAAGGCCGATTTACCTCAATGCTGGACGAGATTCCAGTCAAAATTATCCTGGATAGCCAGACCGCCCTGTATGGTGCCGCCAGATTTGCCCAATTGAAAGGGGAATGA
- a CDS encoding leucine--tRNA ligase, with protein MNEKYLPQDVEHKWQKRWADEHTFEVHPDPNQPKFYSLEMLPYPSGRIHIGHVRNYSLGDAFAWYKRLNGLNVLHPIGWDAFGMPAENAAIKHGQQPDIWTRSNIAVMRDQLKRVGFSYDWSREIASCTPEYYHWNQWFFIQMFKNGLVYRKLATVNWCDQCQTSLANEQAEGGFCWRHEETPVEKRELEQWYVRLTHYNEELLAGINGHLQGNWPERVLTMQRNWIGRSEGAVIDFALADDSSRSINVFTTRLDTIFGASAVVIAPEHPLVKHLLEHSPNRAEVETFIDQVSTMSMLDRIGEGTTKEGISTGLCAVNPFNQEQLPIWVANFVLAEYGTGAIMCVPAHDERDYEFCRKYHLPIQRVIWGYTEADANVTLRFSELPFTDPGFLGPNCDQYAGLPSDEAQVAMAEFAETNGFGKATVTYRIRDWGISRQRAWGTPIPMIHCSTCGIVPAREADLPIKLPDNLDFSVGAPLTRCAEYVNVSCPTCGGPARRDTDTMDTFVDSNWYYFRYCDPKNDQLPFDPAIVKYWMPVDFYIGGIEHAVLHLIYTRVWTMMMRDLGLVEFGEPVKTLLTQGMVILNGAKMSKNKGNVVDPDEMVDRYGADATRLSILFAAPPEKEVDWKQSLRVIAPEHPLFDQVFKGTRTFDDQNRLSFMLEQPDASTLTLPDNDVSVEYPAAEGAMRYLARVWRLVRKWHPLVAETTFDSEPTGYSDAQRTLRRATHQTIQRITQAYEDGLRLNVTVAACMELTNALYDFDATVTEVSQAGIPDVFVIKEGLEALVVMLSPLAPHIAEELWEALGHPSSISKARWPVFLAEWAREAQLEIPVQINGKLRTKVLVDAEATEDEMNAMVLADPKVQSSLEGKTIVKTIVVPKRLVNLVVK; from the coding sequence ATGAACGAGAAGTACCTCCCGCAAGACGTCGAACACAAATGGCAAAAACGGTGGGCTGATGAACATACCTTTGAGGTTCACCCGGATCCGAATCAACCCAAATTTTATTCGCTGGAAATGCTTCCCTACCCATCCGGGCGCATCCACATTGGTCACGTCCGCAACTATTCGTTGGGTGACGCATTTGCCTGGTATAAGCGCCTCAACGGATTGAATGTGCTTCACCCGATTGGATGGGATGCGTTTGGAATGCCCGCTGAGAATGCAGCGATCAAGCATGGCCAGCAACCTGACATCTGGACACGGTCAAATATTGCGGTTATGCGCGACCAGCTTAAACGGGTTGGGTTTAGCTACGACTGGTCGCGGGAAATCGCCTCCTGCACCCCAGAGTATTACCACTGGAATCAATGGTTCTTTATTCAAATGTTCAAGAACGGACTGGTGTATCGCAAACTCGCCACAGTCAACTGGTGCGATCAATGCCAGACCAGTCTGGCCAACGAGCAAGCCGAGGGTGGATTTTGTTGGCGCCACGAAGAGACTCCGGTTGAAAAACGTGAGCTTGAACAATGGTATGTCCGCCTGACACATTACAATGAGGAACTGCTGGCTGGAATCAACGGTCACCTGCAAGGCAACTGGCCGGAGCGGGTGCTCACCATGCAGCGCAACTGGATCGGTCGGAGCGAAGGCGCGGTGATTGATTTTGCCCTGGCTGATGATTCATCCCGGTCAATCAACGTCTTCACAACCCGCCTCGACACCATCTTTGGGGCCAGTGCGGTGGTCATCGCACCTGAACACCCGCTCGTCAAGCACCTGCTTGAACATTCGCCCAATCGTGCAGAGGTTGAAACCTTTATTGATCAGGTCAGCACGATGAGTATGCTTGATCGAATCGGCGAGGGCACCACCAAAGAAGGCATCAGTACCGGGCTGTGTGCGGTCAATCCGTTTAACCAGGAACAGCTTCCGATCTGGGTGGCCAATTTTGTCCTGGCTGAATACGGCACCGGAGCAATTATGTGCGTTCCCGCCCATGATGAACGCGATTATGAGTTTTGCCGCAAATACCACCTGCCCATTCAGCGTGTGATCTGGGGCTATACCGAAGCAGATGCCAATGTCACCCTCCGGTTTTCGGAGTTGCCATTTACCGATCCAGGGTTTCTCGGGCCAAATTGCGACCAATATGCGGGACTGCCCTCGGATGAAGCCCAGGTTGCAATGGCTGAATTTGCTGAAACCAATGGGTTTGGGAAAGCGACGGTCACCTATCGCATCCGGGACTGGGGCATTTCCCGCCAGCGCGCCTGGGGCACGCCAATCCCGATGATTCATTGTTCAACCTGTGGAATCGTTCCAGCGCGTGAAGCAGACCTGCCCATCAAATTGCCTGACAACCTGGATTTCTCAGTTGGGGCACCGCTTACTCGCTGTGCCGAATACGTCAATGTCTCCTGTCCGACCTGTGGTGGCCCGGCCCGGCGGGACACCGATACCATGGACACGTTCGTTGATTCAAACTGGTATTATTTCCGCTACTGCGATCCAAAAAATGATCAACTCCCCTTTGACCCGGCAATTGTCAAATACTGGATGCCGGTTGATTTCTACATCGGAGGCATCGAACACGCCGTCCTGCACCTGATTTATACCCGGGTCTGGACCATGATGATGCGCGATCTGGGTCTGGTTGAATTTGGCGAACCGGTCAAAACCTTGCTGACTCAGGGAATGGTCATCCTGAACGGCGCGAAAATGTCGAAAAATAAGGGGAATGTGGTTGATCCTGACGAAATGGTTGACCGCTATGGAGCTGATGCCACCCGGCTGTCAATTCTGTTTGCGGCCCCACCTGAAAAAGAAGTTGATTGGAAACAATCCCTGCGGGTCATTGCCCCAGAGCATCCGCTGTTTGATCAGGTCTTTAAGGGTACCCGCACCTTTGATGATCAGAATCGGCTCTCGTTTATGCTGGAACAACCCGATGCGTCAACCCTGACCCTGCCGGATAACGATGTTTCAGTCGAATACCCGGCGGCGGAAGGTGCGATGCGCTATCTGGCGCGGGTCTGGCGACTGGTCCGTAAATGGCATCCACTTGTCGCCGAAACCACTTTTGACAGCGAGCCAACCGGATACTCCGATGCCCAGCGGACCCTTCGACGGGCAACCCACCAGACCATTCAACGCATTACCCAGGCGTATGAAGACGGGCTTCGGCTCAATGTCACCGTTGCTGCCTGCATGGAATTGACCAATGCACTGTATGACTTTGACGCCACGGTGACTGAGGTTTCACAAGCTGGAATACCTGATGTGTTTGTCATTAAGGAAGGGCTTGAAGCACTGGTGGTGATGCTGTCCCCCCTGGCCCCACATATCGCAGAAGAACTCTGGGAAGCACTGGGCCATCCGTCATCCATCTCCAAAGCCAGATGGCCAGTCTTCCTGGCTGAGTGGGCGCGCGAAGCCCAGCTTGAAATCCCGGTTCAAATCAATGGAAAACTGCGCACCAAAGTTCTGGTTGATGCCGAGGCCACTGAAGACGAAATGAACGCCATGGTACTGGCGGATCCCAAGGTTCAATCCTCCCTTGAAGGCAAAACCATCGTCAAAACGATTGTGGTGCCGAAACGCCTGGTGAACCTGGTGGTGAAATAG
- a CDS encoding AAA family ATPase: MSQPIPSQNIQSPPAEHLYRDELRFLEHFGSGVRPPNWRLTPQAVVTFIVGSKGETLRLAKDSKAPEDVPRSLVISEKFVGNRALVERCVVTLAGERGLMLVGEPGTAKSMLSELLAAAICGTSGLTVQGTAGTTEEQLRYGWNYSLLIAKGPRPEALVPSPILTAMNTGGIGRVEEVTRCLPEIQDALISLLSERRLMIPELQTEAIEEKTVFAQKGFNVIATANLRDRGVSEMSAALKRRFNFETIPPIPDLAREVALVQRQATAALARVDEPLRVDQAVLEALVTAFRDLRSGRSVEGWAVETPGTVMSTAEAVSVATAIGLQAAYFPTERDLVSHLPGYLLGVVLKDDPKDRGRLLAYWDSAVKRRAEGGTRLWKQLLELRSVIESEN, from the coding sequence ATGTCTCAACCAATTCCTTCTCAAAACATCCAGTCTCCGCCAGCGGAACACTTGTATCGCGACGAACTCAGGTTTTTGGAGCATTTTGGCTCCGGAGTGCGCCCGCCAAACTGGCGCTTGACGCCGCAAGCGGTGGTGACCTTCATCGTTGGCTCGAAAGGCGAAACCCTGCGTCTGGCGAAAGATTCGAAAGCTCCAGAAGATGTGCCCCGGTCACTGGTCATTTCTGAAAAATTTGTTGGTAACCGCGCTCTGGTTGAACGCTGTGTGGTCACCCTGGCCGGAGAACGCGGTCTGATGCTCGTAGGGGAACCTGGAACGGCCAAGTCCATGCTTTCGGAATTGCTCGCGGCTGCCATTTGCGGCACCAGCGGTTTGACGGTTCAAGGAACGGCTGGCACAACTGAAGAACAGCTTCGCTATGGCTGGAATTATTCGCTCCTGATTGCCAAAGGACCCAGGCCCGAAGCCCTGGTCCCATCCCCAATTTTGACGGCAATGAATACCGGCGGCATTGGCCGAGTCGAAGAAGTTACCCGCTGCCTGCCTGAAATCCAGGATGCGTTGATTTCGCTACTGTCCGAGCGACGGCTGATGATCCCAGAGCTACAAACCGAAGCCATCGAGGAAAAAACGGTTTTTGCGCAAAAAGGCTTTAACGTTATTGCCACAGCCAACCTGCGTGACCGGGGCGTGTCGGAAATGTCCGCCGCACTCAAACGCCGCTTCAATTTTGAAACCATTCCACCAATTCCGGATCTGGCCCGCGAAGTTGCCCTGGTGCAGCGTCAGGCGACCGCCGCTCTGGCCCGCGTAGACGAACCGCTCCGCGTTGATCAGGCCGTATTGGAAGCCCTGGTCACGGCCTTTCGGGATTTGCGGTCAGGCCGTTCAGTTGAAGGCTGGGCCGTGGAAACGCCGGGAACGGTGATGAGTACGGCTGAAGCTGTGAGCGTCGCCACCGCTATTGGACTCCAGGCCGCCTATTTCCCGACCGAACGCGATCTGGTGTCGCACCTTCCAGGATATTTGCTCGGCGTGGTGCTCAAAGATGATCCAAAAGACCGTGGGCGTTTGCTGGCCTACTGGGACAGTGCGGTCAAACGTCGCGCCGAAGGCGGCACCCGACTCTGGAAACAATTGCTGGAACTTCGTTCAGTCATCGAGTCAGAAAACTAG